One window from the genome of Cryptosporangium phraense encodes:
- a CDS encoding DedA family protein: protein MTHYLDPEFLISTFGLIGILTVVFAESGLLIGFFLPGDSLLFTTGLLVADGTYLHQPLWLICLLVSAAAVAGDQVGYLFGRRIGPALFRREDSRLFKRHNLDRAREFFDKYGARSIVLARFVPVVRTFTPIVAGATRMHYRTFVVYNVIGGVLWSIGVTVLGYFLGQIAVVRDHIELILIGIVVISVIPIGVELLRGRARSRRAATKHDAS, encoded by the coding sequence GTGACCCACTACCTGGACCCCGAGTTCCTTATCTCGACGTTCGGCCTGATCGGCATCCTCACCGTGGTGTTCGCCGAATCGGGCCTGCTGATCGGGTTCTTCCTCCCCGGCGACTCGCTGCTGTTCACCACCGGACTGCTCGTGGCCGACGGCACATACCTCCACCAGCCGCTCTGGCTGATCTGCCTACTCGTGTCGGCCGCGGCCGTCGCCGGAGACCAGGTCGGCTACCTGTTCGGCCGACGGATCGGGCCCGCCCTGTTCCGGCGCGAAGACTCCCGGCTGTTCAAACGACACAACCTCGACCGCGCCCGCGAGTTCTTCGACAAATACGGCGCCCGGTCCATCGTCCTGGCCCGCTTCGTCCCGGTCGTCCGCACATTCACCCCGATCGTGGCCGGCGCCACCCGAATGCACTACCGCACGTTCGTCGTCTACAACGTCATCGGCGGGGTGCTCTGGTCGATCGGCGTCACCGTGCTCGGCTACTTCCTCGGCCAGATCGCGGTCGTCCGCGACCACATCGAACTGATCCTGATCGGGATCGTCGTCATCTCGGTAATACCCATCGGCGTCGAACTGCTCCGCGGCCGGGCCCGCAGCCGCCGCGCCGCCACGAAACACGACGCGTCGTGA
- a CDS encoding MGDG synthase family glycosyltransferase, protein MSLPGKIAVVSASFGAGHDGAAREIARQLAQAGYAVDRHDFLDVLPGGLGRYARRAYRRGLKMLPSSWDWILRASGGSDTPRRVAAALDRVAGERLSAALGPDPAAVISTYPLASQLLGQLRTRGALRAPAITFLTDMSVHPLWVADGVDAHLALHPIPAGQADALGAARTCITGAAVDPAFRPARDPVERRAARAAFGLPDGPPLALIVAGSWGVGAVDRSAWDVTATGLALPVVVCGENTALRNRLRRDGTGIALGWVEDMPTLLRACDVVVQNAGGLTSLEALASGVPVVTYRALPGHGRTNAAALADAGWAAWAHDAGELPRVLATALTAPASPLFRRASAADVFALLSAGVAA, encoded by the coding sequence GTGAGCCTGCCGGGCAAGATCGCGGTGGTCTCGGCGAGCTTCGGCGCCGGACACGACGGTGCGGCGCGGGAAATCGCCCGGCAACTCGCCCAGGCCGGGTACGCCGTCGACCGGCACGACTTCCTCGACGTGCTCCCGGGCGGCCTCGGTCGGTACGCGCGCCGGGCTTATCGGCGTGGACTGAAGATGCTGCCGTCGAGCTGGGACTGGATCCTGCGCGCCAGCGGCGGGAGCGACACGCCGCGCCGCGTCGCGGCGGCCCTCGACAGGGTCGCCGGCGAGCGATTGTCAGCGGCCCTCGGACCCGACCCGGCGGCGGTAATATCCACGTATCCGCTGGCCAGCCAGCTGCTAGGGCAGCTGCGGACTCGCGGCGCGCTACGCGCACCGGCCATCACGTTCCTCACCGACATGTCCGTGCACCCGCTCTGGGTCGCCGACGGGGTGGACGCGCACCTGGCGCTGCACCCGATCCCCGCCGGTCAGGCCGACGCGCTGGGCGCGGCGCGCACCTGCATCACCGGTGCCGCGGTGGATCCCGCGTTCCGCCCCGCTCGCGATCCGGTGGAGCGCCGTGCGGCCCGCGCTGCGTTCGGACTTCCGGACGGCCCACCGCTCGCGCTGATCGTCGCCGGCTCCTGGGGGGTCGGCGCGGTGGACCGCTCCGCCTGGGACGTGACGGCCACCGGGCTCGCCCTCCCGGTCGTCGTCTGCGGGGAGAACACGGCGCTGCGAAACCGGCTGCGACGCGACGGCACGGGCATCGCGCTGGGCTGGGTCGAGGACATGCCGACGCTGCTGCGGGCGTGCGACGTCGTGGTCCAGAACGCCGGCGGCCTGACGTCGCTGGAGGCCCTGGCGTCCGGCGTACCGGTCGTGACCTACCGGGCGCTGCCCGGCCACGGGCGCACCAACGCCGCGGCCCTCGCCGACGCCGGATGGGCCGCGTGGGCCCACGATGCCGGTGAACTGCCCCGGGTACTCGCGACCGCACTCACCGCACCGGCCTCGCCGCTCTTCCGGCGCGCGTCGGCGGCCGACGTCTTCGCCTTGCTCAGCGCCGGAGTCGCGGCATGA